One genomic window of Ctenopharyngodon idella isolate HZGC_01 chromosome 18, HZGC01, whole genome shotgun sequence includes the following:
- the parp12a gene encoding protein mono-ADP-ribosyltransferase PARP12 isoform X1 — protein sequence MTSIVSRHIFNFLCKHEGCTDYGKVERNLRQSFTVADQVLSQVLHDHQRFVIIQDEGSNPRSSIPAADSLILAKTSLRVCKNDKCTGCEELHLCRYFVCGNCRFGAKCKNSHDLTSAHNSDLLKNNDLYGLASGELFQLLLQNDPSLLPEVCPHYNKGIGEYGSCKYQTKCTNLHLCQHFLQDDCKFGKGCKRLHSFDANALKILNARGLGPENMSKLLRLYKSKLLIASSAFKKSETAALPAVRGRTKHKSSSSISEADQNEICLFFIRTGCSFKDKCARFHHHLPYKWQILQKDGTTWGDLLNEEEVEKEYCSPANVLCIIQSSSGNQVVDFMSMTCGVSEIRRLSTASSVTKPPHFILTTEWIWYWRNDKGGWTEYGKGEDSKLVASVTSEDLEKHYLADSEKEITFTSQNHQYILKFKEMCQQNVKYKTVRDIRRRPRFVSAEDVKSKIKGYDILYHLSITCTHIKHDLFVVQCTLVYGVLIRSESSDSSASSSVEVPPYWDKGALPSFTYKIIPLQSSSKEYQRVGSMFNRTMPKRIIRSIERVQNPSLWKVFQWQKEQMNLKNGGSGVDQRYLFHGTDESYIEAICEQNFDWRICGSHGTSYGKGSYFARDALYSDRYAKSRNGKTKKMFVALVLVGDFTRGNCSLLRPPQKPHSQSFYDSCVDNETNPAIFVVFEKFQIYPEYIIEYS from the exons ATGACGTCTATCGTCTCTAGACACATATTTAACTTTCTCTGCAAACATGAAGGCTGTACGGACTATGGTAAAGTCGAGAGGAATTTACGGCAGAGTTTCACGGTGGCGGATCAGGTTTTGTCTCAGGTGCTCCATGATCACCAGAGGTTTGTTATAATTCAGGATGAAGGCTCGAATCCCAGAAGCTCCATACCAGCTGCTGACAGCCTGATCTTAGCCAAAACCTCACTGCGAGtgtgtaaaaatgacaaatgtacCGGGTGTGAAGAACTACACCTCTGCAGGTACTTTGTATGTGGAAATTGCAGATTTGG GGCAAAATGCAAAAATTCCCATGACTTGACATCAGCACATAATTCTGACCTCCTGAAAAATAACGATCTTTATGGCCTTGCGAGTGGAGAGTTGTTTCAACTTCTGCTTCAAAATGACCCTTCATTACTTCCAGAG GTGTGCCCCCACTACAACAAGGGGATTGGTGAATATGGCAGTTGCAAATATCAAACAAAGTGTACCAACCTGCACCTCTGCCAGCACTTCCTGCAGGATGACTGTAAGTTTGGAAAAGGCTGCAAAAGGCTCCACAGCTTTGATGCAAATGCCCTGAAAATTCTGAATGCCCGAGGACTCGGTCCAGAAAACATGAGCAAACTCCTCAGGCTTTACAAGAGCAAGTTACTAATTGCTTCTTCCGCTTTCAAGAAAAGTGAGACag CAGCTCTACCAGCAGTGAGAGGACGCACCAAACACAAATCCAGTAGCTCTATCAGTGAAGCGGATCAAAATGAAATCTGTCTCTTTTTCATACGCACTGGATGTAGCTTCAAAG ACAAGTGTGCCCGTTTTCACCACCATCTACCCTATAAATGGCAGATATTACAGAAGGATGGAACTACATGGGGTGACTTACTGAATGAAGAGGAGGTTGAGAAGGAATACTGCAGTCCAGCTAATGTTCTGTG TATTATCCAGAGCAGCTCGGGAAATCAGGTAGTGGACTTTATGTCAATGACTTGCGGAGTGTCAGAAATCCGTCGGCTGTCCACAGCATCTTCTGTTACTAAACCACCCCATTTCATTCTGACCACTGAATGGATCTGGTACTGGAGGAATGACAAGGGAGGTTGGACGGAGTATGGCAAAGGG GAAGATTCTAAACTCGTGGCATCAGTCACCTCAGAAGACCTCGAGAAACATTACCTGGCTGACAGTGAAAAGGAGATCACATTCACTTCACAGAACCATCAATACATCCTCAAATTTAAAG AGATGTGCCAGCAAAATGTGAAGTACAAAACTGTAAGAGACATTAGAAGAAGACCACGTTTTGTTTCTGCTGAAGATGTTAAGAGCAAAATCAAGGGGTATGATATACTGTACCATTTGTCcatcacatgcacacacattaaACATGATTTATTTGTTGTCCAGTGCACTTTAGTATATGGTGTTTTAATTAGAAGCGAGTCTTCAGACAGCTCAGCatcttcttctgtggaagttCCTCCTTATTGGGACAAAGGAGCTCTTCCTAGCTTCACCTACAAG ATTATTCCTCTGCAAAGCTCTTCCAAGGAGTACCAAAGGGTGGGATCAATGTTTAATAGAACAATGCCCAAACGCATCATTCGCAGCATTGAGAGGGTGCAGAATCCTTCTCTCTGGAAGGTCTTTCAGTG gcaaAAAGAACAAATGAATTTGAAGAATGGAGGGAGTGGTGTGGACCAGCGTTACCTTTTCCATGGTACGGATGAGTCTTACATAGAGGCCATCTGTGAGCAGAACTTTGACTGGAGGATCTGTGGCAGTCATGGGACAAGTTATGGGAAAg GCAGCTATTTTGCCAGAGATGCCTTATACTCTGACAGATATGCAAAATCCAGGAACGGCAAGACCAAGAAGATGTTTGTGGCACTGGTGCTAGTCGGAGACTTCACAAGGGGTAACTGTAGTTTACTCCGTCCTCCACAGAAACCCCACAGTCAAAGCTTTTACGACAGCTGTGTTGACAATGAGACTAACCCGgccatttttgttgtgtttgagAAATTCCAGATCTATCCTGAGTACATCATTGAATACTCTTAA
- the parp12a gene encoding protein mono-ADP-ribosyltransferase PARP12 isoform X2, translating to MTSIVSRHIFNFLCKHEGCTDYGKVERNLRQSFTVADQVLSQVLHDHQRFVIIQDEGSNPRSSIPAADSLILAKTSLRVCKNDKCTGCEELHLCRYFVCGNCRFGAKCKNSHDLTSAHNSDLLKNNDLYGLASGELFQLLLQNDPSLLPEVCPHYNKGIGEYGSCKYQTKCTNLHLCQHFLQDDCKFGKGCKRLHSFDANALKILNARGLGPENMSKLLRLYKSKLLIASSAFKKSETALPAVRGRTKHKSSSSISEADQNEICLFFIRTGCSFKDKCARFHHHLPYKWQILQKDGTTWGDLLNEEEVEKEYCSPANVLCIIQSSSGNQVVDFMSMTCGVSEIRRLSTASSVTKPPHFILTTEWIWYWRNDKGGWTEYGKGEDSKLVASVTSEDLEKHYLADSEKEITFTSQNHQYILKFKEMCQQNVKYKTVRDIRRRPRFVSAEDVKSKIKGYDILYHLSITCTHIKHDLFVVQCTLVYGVLIRSESSDSSASSSVEVPPYWDKGALPSFTYKIIPLQSSSKEYQRVGSMFNRTMPKRIIRSIERVQNPSLWKVFQWQKEQMNLKNGGSGVDQRYLFHGTDESYIEAICEQNFDWRICGSHGTSYGKGSYFARDALYSDRYAKSRNGKTKKMFVALVLVGDFTRGNCSLLRPPQKPHSQSFYDSCVDNETNPAIFVVFEKFQIYPEYIIEYS from the exons ATGACGTCTATCGTCTCTAGACACATATTTAACTTTCTCTGCAAACATGAAGGCTGTACGGACTATGGTAAAGTCGAGAGGAATTTACGGCAGAGTTTCACGGTGGCGGATCAGGTTTTGTCTCAGGTGCTCCATGATCACCAGAGGTTTGTTATAATTCAGGATGAAGGCTCGAATCCCAGAAGCTCCATACCAGCTGCTGACAGCCTGATCTTAGCCAAAACCTCACTGCGAGtgtgtaaaaatgacaaatgtacCGGGTGTGAAGAACTACACCTCTGCAGGTACTTTGTATGTGGAAATTGCAGATTTGG GGCAAAATGCAAAAATTCCCATGACTTGACATCAGCACATAATTCTGACCTCCTGAAAAATAACGATCTTTATGGCCTTGCGAGTGGAGAGTTGTTTCAACTTCTGCTTCAAAATGACCCTTCATTACTTCCAGAG GTGTGCCCCCACTACAACAAGGGGATTGGTGAATATGGCAGTTGCAAATATCAAACAAAGTGTACCAACCTGCACCTCTGCCAGCACTTCCTGCAGGATGACTGTAAGTTTGGAAAAGGCTGCAAAAGGCTCCACAGCTTTGATGCAAATGCCCTGAAAATTCTGAATGCCCGAGGACTCGGTCCAGAAAACATGAGCAAACTCCTCAGGCTTTACAAGAGCAAGTTACTAATTGCTTCTTCCGCTTTCAAGAAAAGTGAGACag CTCTACCAGCAGTGAGAGGACGCACCAAACACAAATCCAGTAGCTCTATCAGTGAAGCGGATCAAAATGAAATCTGTCTCTTTTTCATACGCACTGGATGTAGCTTCAAAG ACAAGTGTGCCCGTTTTCACCACCATCTACCCTATAAATGGCAGATATTACAGAAGGATGGAACTACATGGGGTGACTTACTGAATGAAGAGGAGGTTGAGAAGGAATACTGCAGTCCAGCTAATGTTCTGTG TATTATCCAGAGCAGCTCGGGAAATCAGGTAGTGGACTTTATGTCAATGACTTGCGGAGTGTCAGAAATCCGTCGGCTGTCCACAGCATCTTCTGTTACTAAACCACCCCATTTCATTCTGACCACTGAATGGATCTGGTACTGGAGGAATGACAAGGGAGGTTGGACGGAGTATGGCAAAGGG GAAGATTCTAAACTCGTGGCATCAGTCACCTCAGAAGACCTCGAGAAACATTACCTGGCTGACAGTGAAAAGGAGATCACATTCACTTCACAGAACCATCAATACATCCTCAAATTTAAAG AGATGTGCCAGCAAAATGTGAAGTACAAAACTGTAAGAGACATTAGAAGAAGACCACGTTTTGTTTCTGCTGAAGATGTTAAGAGCAAAATCAAGGGGTATGATATACTGTACCATTTGTCcatcacatgcacacacattaaACATGATTTATTTGTTGTCCAGTGCACTTTAGTATATGGTGTTTTAATTAGAAGCGAGTCTTCAGACAGCTCAGCatcttcttctgtggaagttCCTCCTTATTGGGACAAAGGAGCTCTTCCTAGCTTCACCTACAAG ATTATTCCTCTGCAAAGCTCTTCCAAGGAGTACCAAAGGGTGGGATCAATGTTTAATAGAACAATGCCCAAACGCATCATTCGCAGCATTGAGAGGGTGCAGAATCCTTCTCTCTGGAAGGTCTTTCAGTG gcaaAAAGAACAAATGAATTTGAAGAATGGAGGGAGTGGTGTGGACCAGCGTTACCTTTTCCATGGTACGGATGAGTCTTACATAGAGGCCATCTGTGAGCAGAACTTTGACTGGAGGATCTGTGGCAGTCATGGGACAAGTTATGGGAAAg GCAGCTATTTTGCCAGAGATGCCTTATACTCTGACAGATATGCAAAATCCAGGAACGGCAAGACCAAGAAGATGTTTGTGGCACTGGTGCTAGTCGGAGACTTCACAAGGGGTAACTGTAGTTTACTCCGTCCTCCACAGAAACCCCACAGTCAAAGCTTTTACGACAGCTGTGTTGACAATGAGACTAACCCGgccatttttgttgtgtttgagAAATTCCAGATCTATCCTGAGTACATCATTGAATACTCTTAA
- the parp12a gene encoding protein mono-ADP-ribosyltransferase PARP12 isoform X3 codes for MTSIVSRHIFNFLCKHEGCTDYGKVERNLRQSFTVADQVLSQVLHDHQRFVIIQDEGSNPRSSIPAADSLILAKTSLRVCKNDKCTGCEELHLCRYFVCGNCRFGAKCKNSHDLTSAHNSDLLKNNDLYGLASGELFQLLLQNDPSLLPEVCPHYNKGIGEYGSCKYQTKCTNLHLCQHFLQDDCKFGKGCKRLHSFDANALKILNARGLGPENMSKLLRLYKSKLLIASSAFKKSETAALPAVRGRTKHKSSSSISEADQNEICLFFIRTGCSFKDKCARFHHHLPYKWQILQKDGTTWGDLLNEEEVEKEYCSPANVLCIIQSSSGNQVVDFMSMTCGVSEIRRLSTASSVTKPPHFILTTEWIWYWRNDKGGWTEYGKGEDSKLVASVTSEDLEKHYLADSEKEITFTSQNHQYILKFKEMCQQNVKYKTVRDIRRRPRFVSAEDVKSKIKGSESSDSSASSSVEVPPYWDKGALPSFTYKIIPLQSSSKEYQRVGSMFNRTMPKRIIRSIERVQNPSLWKVFQWQKEQMNLKNGGSGVDQRYLFHGTDESYIEAICEQNFDWRICGSHGTSYGKGSYFARDALYSDRYAKSRNGKTKKMFVALVLVGDFTRGNCSLLRPPQKPHSQSFYDSCVDNETNPAIFVVFEKFQIYPEYIIEYS; via the exons ATGACGTCTATCGTCTCTAGACACATATTTAACTTTCTCTGCAAACATGAAGGCTGTACGGACTATGGTAAAGTCGAGAGGAATTTACGGCAGAGTTTCACGGTGGCGGATCAGGTTTTGTCTCAGGTGCTCCATGATCACCAGAGGTTTGTTATAATTCAGGATGAAGGCTCGAATCCCAGAAGCTCCATACCAGCTGCTGACAGCCTGATCTTAGCCAAAACCTCACTGCGAGtgtgtaaaaatgacaaatgtacCGGGTGTGAAGAACTACACCTCTGCAGGTACTTTGTATGTGGAAATTGCAGATTTGG GGCAAAATGCAAAAATTCCCATGACTTGACATCAGCACATAATTCTGACCTCCTGAAAAATAACGATCTTTATGGCCTTGCGAGTGGAGAGTTGTTTCAACTTCTGCTTCAAAATGACCCTTCATTACTTCCAGAG GTGTGCCCCCACTACAACAAGGGGATTGGTGAATATGGCAGTTGCAAATATCAAACAAAGTGTACCAACCTGCACCTCTGCCAGCACTTCCTGCAGGATGACTGTAAGTTTGGAAAAGGCTGCAAAAGGCTCCACAGCTTTGATGCAAATGCCCTGAAAATTCTGAATGCCCGAGGACTCGGTCCAGAAAACATGAGCAAACTCCTCAGGCTTTACAAGAGCAAGTTACTAATTGCTTCTTCCGCTTTCAAGAAAAGTGAGACag CAGCTCTACCAGCAGTGAGAGGACGCACCAAACACAAATCCAGTAGCTCTATCAGTGAAGCGGATCAAAATGAAATCTGTCTCTTTTTCATACGCACTGGATGTAGCTTCAAAG ACAAGTGTGCCCGTTTTCACCACCATCTACCCTATAAATGGCAGATATTACAGAAGGATGGAACTACATGGGGTGACTTACTGAATGAAGAGGAGGTTGAGAAGGAATACTGCAGTCCAGCTAATGTTCTGTG TATTATCCAGAGCAGCTCGGGAAATCAGGTAGTGGACTTTATGTCAATGACTTGCGGAGTGTCAGAAATCCGTCGGCTGTCCACAGCATCTTCTGTTACTAAACCACCCCATTTCATTCTGACCACTGAATGGATCTGGTACTGGAGGAATGACAAGGGAGGTTGGACGGAGTATGGCAAAGGG GAAGATTCTAAACTCGTGGCATCAGTCACCTCAGAAGACCTCGAGAAACATTACCTGGCTGACAGTGAAAAGGAGATCACATTCACTTCACAGAACCATCAATACATCCTCAAATTTAAAG AGATGTGCCAGCAAAATGTGAAGTACAAAACTGTAAGAGACATTAGAAGAAGACCACGTTTTGTTTCTGCTGAAGATGTTAAGAGCAAAATCAAGGG AAGCGAGTCTTCAGACAGCTCAGCatcttcttctgtggaagttCCTCCTTATTGGGACAAAGGAGCTCTTCCTAGCTTCACCTACAAG ATTATTCCTCTGCAAAGCTCTTCCAAGGAGTACCAAAGGGTGGGATCAATGTTTAATAGAACAATGCCCAAACGCATCATTCGCAGCATTGAGAGGGTGCAGAATCCTTCTCTCTGGAAGGTCTTTCAGTG gcaaAAAGAACAAATGAATTTGAAGAATGGAGGGAGTGGTGTGGACCAGCGTTACCTTTTCCATGGTACGGATGAGTCTTACATAGAGGCCATCTGTGAGCAGAACTTTGACTGGAGGATCTGTGGCAGTCATGGGACAAGTTATGGGAAAg GCAGCTATTTTGCCAGAGATGCCTTATACTCTGACAGATATGCAAAATCCAGGAACGGCAAGACCAAGAAGATGTTTGTGGCACTGGTGCTAGTCGGAGACTTCACAAGGGGTAACTGTAGTTTACTCCGTCCTCCACAGAAACCCCACAGTCAAAGCTTTTACGACAGCTGTGTTGACAATGAGACTAACCCGgccatttttgttgtgtttgagAAATTCCAGATCTATCCTGAGTACATCATTGAATACTCTTAA